A stretch of Mesorhizobium sp. M2A.F.Ca.ET.046.03.2.1 DNA encodes these proteins:
- a CDS encoding efflux RND transporter permease subunit, with product MDIVRLAINNARLTISALLFLLVAGWVAYQSTPKEAEPDVPIPMMYVSLIYQGISPEDSERLLLRPMESKLKSLKGLKEMRSAAFQGGGYVLVEFQPQTDLATALQDTRSKVQDAKADLPQAAEEPTVNEVNVSEFPVLVVTLSGDVPERVLTAAARELRDRIEEVPGVLEGSLQGARDDLVEVVIDPVKLSSYGLQLDQVIQGVASSNSLVAAGNLEGSEGKYAVKVPSLIETPEDVANLPVVATPNAVVQAKDVATIRSTFKDAETVTRLDGKPAIAIEVKKRIGANLIDTLIHVREVSDNFIKTMPEGMHVTYTQDKSVFVNQLLGDLQNHVMIAVILVFIVILYALSGRASLLIGLAIPSSFLMGILLLAMMGYTINMIVLFSLILAVGMLVDDAIIVTEFAERRMSEGMPKADAFALAAKRMAGPVIAATMTRIAAFSPLLFWPGIIGDFMKYMPITLIVTLSASMLYALVFAPTLGAIFAKAPEHHEEGNRDGWYMAVVKQAVRFPMTVILLTVGLLVGVGFAYSKYGAGVEFFPSVEPDYGLLYVHARGNLSLAEMDAATKTAESRLLGWPGVKSVYTRVGKTQGGGQDIPEDVVGVIQYEFVDWRQRKSANQILDDLRGVMAGIPGVDVEVRVPEAGPPTGKPIQIRLSAADPAGLDDKAGAVAARIAKIPNVIDISDGLPPPGVDWALEVDRAKAAQYGISPTSVGTVVQLVTNGLKLSEYRPAGADDAVDIRLRLPEDRRTLSTLDELRVQTSQGSVPISNFVVRKPEPTVGILNRIDGARTVVVQANVSAGAQVAAVQEQVTKAVTDMDLGSGIRWKLAGSNEDSAEASAFLGKAFGAAIFLIFLVLLAQFNKFTSVWLVLSCVVMATIGVFLGLLLTGEAFGIVMSGIGVIALAGVVVNNNIVLIDTYDRLHEEGWDKMDAVLQTCRERARPVVLTAVSAILGVLPIAFGLGLEIFHHETTINAPSTQWWISLSSAIVFGLSFATLLTLVVTPSMLMVFTRAKVKPGQRRGWFGRLFRSGKGEVTTGAPAGETGTEPAVAFPKAAE from the coding sequence ATGGATATCGTCAGACTCGCCATCAACAATGCCCGCCTCACAATATCGGCGCTGCTGTTCCTGCTCGTCGCGGGCTGGGTCGCCTATCAGTCGACACCGAAGGAAGCGGAGCCCGACGTTCCGATTCCGATGATGTATGTCAGCCTGATCTATCAGGGCATCTCGCCGGAGGATTCCGAGCGCCTGCTGCTGAGGCCAATGGAAAGCAAGCTCAAGAGCCTCAAGGGGCTGAAGGAGATGCGCTCGGCCGCCTTCCAGGGCGGCGGCTATGTGCTGGTCGAATTCCAGCCGCAGACGGATCTCGCGACGGCGCTGCAGGATACGCGCAGCAAGGTGCAGGACGCCAAGGCCGACCTGCCGCAGGCGGCCGAGGAGCCGACGGTCAACGAGGTCAACGTTTCGGAATTCCCGGTCCTGGTCGTGACGCTTTCCGGCGATGTGCCGGAGCGCGTGCTGACGGCCGCCGCGCGCGAGCTGCGCGACCGTATCGAGGAAGTGCCCGGCGTGCTCGAAGGCTCGCTGCAGGGCGCGCGCGACGACCTCGTCGAGGTCGTCATCGACCCGGTCAAGCTGTCCTCCTACGGGCTGCAGCTCGATCAGGTGATTCAGGGCGTCGCTTCCTCCAACAGCCTTGTCGCGGCCGGTAATCTCGAGGGCTCGGAAGGCAAATACGCGGTCAAGGTGCCGTCGCTGATCGAGACGCCGGAAGATGTCGCCAACCTGCCGGTCGTCGCCACACCGAACGCCGTGGTCCAGGCCAAGGACGTCGCCACCATCCGCTCGACCTTCAAGGACGCCGAGACAGTCACCCGGCTCGACGGCAAGCCGGCCATCGCCATCGAAGTGAAGAAGCGCATCGGCGCCAACCTCATCGACACCCTGATCCATGTCCGTGAAGTGTCGGACAATTTCATCAAGACCATGCCCGAGGGCATGCATGTCACCTACACGCAGGACAAGTCGGTCTTCGTCAACCAGCTGCTCGGCGACCTGCAGAACCATGTGATGATCGCCGTCATCCTGGTGTTCATCGTCATCCTCTATGCGCTGTCGGGACGGGCTTCCCTGCTCATCGGGCTTGCCATCCCATCATCGTTCCTGATGGGCATCCTGCTGCTCGCCATGATGGGCTACACGATCAACATGATCGTGCTGTTCAGCCTGATCCTGGCTGTCGGCATGCTGGTGGACGACGCCATCATCGTCACCGAATTCGCCGAACGGCGCATGAGTGAGGGCATGCCGAAGGCCGACGCCTTCGCGCTGGCCGCCAAGCGCATGGCCGGCCCAGTCATCGCGGCGACGATGACGCGCATCGCCGCCTTCTCGCCGCTCTTGTTCTGGCCCGGCATCATCGGCGATTTCATGAAATACATGCCGATCACGCTGATCGTGACGCTGTCGGCTTCGATGCTCTATGCGCTGGTGTTCGCGCCGACTTTGGGCGCGATCTTCGCCAAGGCGCCGGAGCATCACGAGGAGGGCAATCGCGACGGCTGGTACATGGCCGTGGTCAAGCAGGCTGTCCGCTTCCCGATGACTGTCATCCTGCTCACCGTCGGGCTTTTGGTCGGCGTCGGCTTCGCCTATTCGAAATATGGCGCGGGCGTCGAGTTCTTCCCGAGCGTCGAGCCGGATTACGGCCTGCTCTATGTCCATGCCCGCGGCAATCTTTCGCTGGCGGAAATGGACGCCGCCACCAAGACGGCGGAAAGCCGGCTGCTCGGCTGGCCCGGCGTGAAGTCGGTCTATACGCGCGTCGGCAAGACGCAGGGCGGCGGCCAGGACATTCCGGAGGACGTGGTCGGGGTCATCCAGTATGAATTCGTCGACTGGCGCCAGCGCAAGTCCGCCAACCAGATCCTCGATGACCTGCGCGGCGTGATGGCCGGCATTCCCGGCGTCGATGTCGAAGTGCGCGTTCCAGAAGCCGGCCCGCCGACCGGCAAGCCGATCCAGATCCGGCTGTCGGCCGCCGACCCGGCCGGGCTGGACGACAAGGCGGGCGCGGTGGCGGCGCGCATCGCCAAGATCCCCAACGTCATCGACATTTCGGACGGCCTGCCGCCGCCCGGCGTCGACTGGGCGCTCGAGGTCGACCGCGCCAAGGCGGCGCAATACGGCATCAGCCCGACCTCTGTCGGCACGGTGGTGCAGCTGGTCACCAACGGCCTCAAGCTCTCGGAATACAGGCCAGCCGGCGCCGACGACGCGGTCGACATAAGGCTGCGCCTGCCGGAGGACCGGCGCACTCTGTCGACACTCGACGAGCTTCGCGTGCAGACCTCGCAAGGCTCGGTGCCGATCTCCAACTTCGTCGTGCGCAAGCCCGAGCCGACTGTCGGCATCCTCAACCGCATCGACGGCGCGCGCACCGTGGTCGTGCAGGCCAATGTCAGCGCCGGCGCGCAGGTCGCCGCCGTGCAAGAGCAGGTCACCAAGGCCGTCACCGACATGGATCTCGGCAGCGGCATCCGCTGGAAGCTCGCCGGCTCCAACGAGGACAGCGCCGAAGCCAGCGCCTTCCTCGGCAAGGCCTTTGGCGCGGCGATCTTCCTGATCTTCCTGGTGCTCTTGGCACAGTTCAACAAGTTCACCAGCGTGTGGCTTGTCTTGTCCTGCGTGGTGATGGCGACGATCGGCGTGTTCTTAGGCTTGCTTCTGACAGGCGAGGCCTTCGGCATCGTCATGTCGGGCATCGGCGTCATCGCGCTGGCCGGCGTGGTGGTGAACAACAACATCGTTTTGATCGACACCTATGACCGATTGCACGAGGAAGGCTGGGACAAGATGGACGCGGTGCTGCAGACCTGCCGGGAGCGCGCCCGTCCGGTGGTGCTGACGGCGGTGTCGGCCATCCTCGGCGTGCTGCCGATCGCCTTCGGTCTCGGTCTCGAAATCTTCCATCACGAGACGACGATCAACGCGCCCTCGACGCAATGGTGGATCTCGCTGTCCTCGGCGATCGTCTTCGGCCTGTCCTTCGCCACGCTGCTGACGCTGGTGGTGACGCCGTCTATGCTGATGGTGTTCACTCGCGCCAAGGTGAAGCCCGGCCAGCGACGCGGCTGGTTCGGACGCCTGTTCCGCAGTGGCAAGGGCGAGGTCACGACGGGCGCGCCCGCTGGAGAAACTGGCACAGAGCCGGCGGTTGCCTTTCCGAAAGCGGCGGAATAG
- a CDS encoding DUF3309 family protein yields MTIGTILVIILILILIGAVPAWPHSRSWGYGPSGIVGVILVVLLILLLMGRI; encoded by the coding sequence ATGACGATCGGCACAATTCTCGTAATAATCCTGATCCTGATCCTGATCGGCGCCGTGCCGGCATGGCCGCATTCGCGCTCCTGGGGCTACGGCCCTTCCGGCATCGTCGGCGTCATTTTGGTCGTGCTGCTCATCCTGCTGCTGATGGGCAGAATCTGA
- a CDS encoding SDR family oxidoreductase → MTKIAILGANGRLGRVVGKAFIDAGFDVRAVTRTGKVPAELKGATAVAGDALDRQSLIRATQGVDIIFNGLNPIYTDWGKCMPMAENVMTACRENGALHLFPGTVYNYGSPMPQVITEATPFHPTTEKGRIRCAMEDLFRGEAEAGRVRTIVLRAGDFFGGTGSGSWFDLVVAAKMEKGVYTAPGPADLTHEWAYLPDFSVAFVGLAKNLDKTGLFEAINFPGHAITDLDMKAAAEKALGRKLKLSFMPWWVLRAGSPFVAMWKEIVSMSYLRYEPHRLVSTRLEEIIGEIPHTPLDEAVKEALQDIGIAVQPSRLGA, encoded by the coding sequence ATGACCAAGATCGCAATCCTCGGCGCCAATGGCCGGCTCGGCCGCGTGGTCGGCAAGGCCTTCATCGACGCCGGCTTCGACGTCCGCGCCGTCACCCGTACCGGCAAGGTTCCGGCCGAACTCAAGGGCGCCACCGCGGTTGCCGGCGACGCGCTGGATCGCCAATCCCTGATCCGCGCCACCCAAGGCGTCGACATCATCTTCAACGGCTTGAACCCGATCTACACCGATTGGGGCAAGTGCATGCCGATGGCCGAGAACGTCATGACCGCCTGCCGTGAAAACGGCGCCCTGCATCTCTTCCCGGGCACCGTCTACAATTACGGCTCGCCGATGCCGCAGGTGATCACCGAAGCGACGCCGTTCCATCCGACCACCGAGAAGGGCCGTATCCGCTGCGCCATGGAAGACCTGTTTCGCGGCGAGGCCGAAGCCGGCCGGGTCCGCACCATCGTCCTCAGAGCCGGCGACTTCTTCGGCGGCACCGGCAGCGGCTCCTGGTTCGACCTCGTCGTCGCCGCCAAGATGGAGAAGGGCGTCTACACCGCGCCCGGCCCGGCCGACCTGACCCATGAATGGGCCTACCTGCCGGACTTCTCCGTCGCCTTCGTCGGCCTGGCGAAGAACCTCGACAAAACGGGCCTCTTCGAAGCCATCAACTTCCCCGGCCACGCCATCACCGACCTCGACATGAAGGCGGCGGCCGAGAAGGCGCTCGGCCGCAAGCTGAAGCTCTCCTTCATGCCCTGGTGGGTTCTGCGCGCCGGCAGCCCGTTCGTCGCAATGTGGAAGGAGATCGTGTCGATGTCCTATCTGCGCTACGAGCCGCACCGGCTGGTTTCGACGCGGCTGGAAGAGATCATCGGCGAAATCCCGCATACCCCGCTCGATGAGGCGGTGAAGGAGGCCTTGCAGGATATCGGCATCGCCGTGCAGCCCTCGCGCCTGGGCGCTTGA
- a CDS encoding LysR family transcriptional regulator — MKEFDWNLIKSFVAVAETGSLSGAARRLAASQPTLGRHIAELEAALGVTLFRRARRGYELTEAGSTLYERGRAVSAEANAFSLLALGSVEAIEGTVRIAASEVVAAFVLPDMMARLGEEEPGIEVEIVASNQVENLLRRDADIAIRMVRPAQNELVARKVTDIPLCLCAASVYLDRRGRPEKPADLADHALVGFDRSDEIIRGFTSFGIPVGRSHFRFRTDNQIVLWEAVRTGNGIGLGQEPLADRDPDLEKLLPDVPLPVLPVWLAMHRDVRTSMRIRRVADFLHEGLKLYSAGTGSGANSAR; from the coding sequence ATGAAGGAATTCGACTGGAACCTGATCAAGAGTTTTGTCGCAGTCGCCGAGACCGGCAGTCTGTCGGGCGCCGCGCGCCGGCTCGCGGCCAGCCAACCGACGCTCGGCCGCCACATCGCCGAGCTGGAGGCCGCGCTCGGCGTCACGCTGTTCCGGCGTGCGCGTCGCGGCTACGAGCTGACCGAGGCGGGCAGCACGCTCTACGAGCGCGGACGGGCGGTCAGCGCTGAGGCCAATGCGTTCTCGCTGCTGGCGCTGGGCTCTGTCGAGGCGATCGAGGGCACGGTGCGCATCGCCGCTTCGGAAGTGGTCGCCGCCTTCGTTCTGCCGGACATGATGGCGCGGCTCGGCGAAGAGGAGCCTGGCATCGAGGTCGAGATCGTCGCCTCCAACCAGGTCGAGAATCTCTTGCGTCGCGATGCCGACATCGCCATCCGCATGGTTCGGCCGGCGCAGAACGAACTGGTGGCGCGCAAGGTCACCGACATTCCGCTCTGCCTATGCGCGGCGAGCGTCTATCTCGACCGGCGGGGCCGGCCGGAAAAACCCGCCGACCTCGCCGATCACGCCTTGGTCGGCTTCGACCGCAGTGACGAGATCATTCGCGGCTTCACGTCGTTCGGCATTCCGGTCGGCCGCAGCCATTTCCGCTTTAGGACCGACAACCAGATCGTGCTGTGGGAGGCGGTGCGCACGGGAAACGGCATCGGCCTCGGCCAGGAGCCGTTGGCCGACCGCGATCCGGACCTGGAAAAGCTGTTGCCCGATGTGCCGCTGCCGGTCCTGCCTGTCTGGCTCGCGATGCATCGCGACGTGCGCACCAGCATGCGCATCCGCCGCGTGGCGGATTTCCTGCATGAGGGGCTGAAGCTTTATTCGGCCGGCACGGGTTCGGGAGCGAATTCTGCGCGGTGA
- a CDS encoding MFS transporter, with protein MSMQTTMQAATRGRWAVAGIFLANGFLTGSWAPQIPVFLTRLDITRFTLGLLILLFGVGAVIAMTCCGHLISRHGSRSVTRWFGVCGSFGLLIVALAPNVPLAAIAMLIFGGSIGGMDVAMNSNAVVVERRLSRAIMSSSHGFWSLGGFAGGALGGYSIQNYGYLPHAVAVTVIAFAVIAFAIRHLVAEDRPQAVEHQKFTLPRHTAVYLVGLMALLTMISEGAVLDWAALFLHQELGADLAVAGLAYAAFSGVMALMRFLGDSVRNRFGAVQTLRGSALVAAAGMLVAGLSSSPYLAIAAFAFCGFGIANMVPILFSAGGNQEGMSSGTGMSVVTTMGYSGILVAPSAIGFVAEHSSFGPIFIALSGLLVVVLLMAGLAHRAEFAPEPVPAE; from the coding sequence ATGAGCATGCAAACCACGATGCAGGCCGCGACACGCGGCCGCTGGGCCGTCGCCGGTATCTTCCTCGCCAATGGTTTTCTGACCGGCAGTTGGGCGCCGCAGATCCCGGTGTTCCTGACCCGGCTCGACATCACTCGGTTCACGCTCGGCCTGCTGATCCTTTTGTTCGGCGTCGGCGCGGTCATTGCCATGACCTGCTGCGGCCATCTCATTTCCAGGCATGGCTCGCGCAGCGTGACGCGTTGGTTCGGCGTCTGCGGCAGCTTCGGCCTGCTGATCGTGGCGCTCGCGCCCAACGTGCCGCTGGCGGCCATCGCCATGCTCATCTTCGGCGGTTCGATCGGCGGCATGGATGTCGCCATGAACTCGAACGCCGTGGTGGTTGAAAGAAGGCTTTCCCGGGCGATCATGTCCTCCTCGCACGGCTTCTGGAGCCTTGGCGGCTTCGCCGGCGGCGCGCTCGGCGGCTATTCGATCCAGAACTACGGTTATCTTCCCCATGCCGTCGCGGTGACGGTGATCGCCTTTGCCGTGATCGCCTTCGCCATTCGCCATCTCGTCGCCGAGGACCGGCCGCAGGCTGTCGAGCATCAGAAATTCACGCTGCCGCGGCACACCGCCGTCTATCTGGTCGGGCTGATGGCGCTGCTCACTATGATCTCCGAAGGCGCGGTGCTCGATTGGGCGGCGCTCTTCCTGCATCAGGAACTGGGCGCCGACCTCGCGGTCGCCGGCCTCGCCTATGCCGCCTTCTCGGGCGTCATGGCGCTGATGCGCTTCCTGGGCGACAGCGTGCGCAACCGCTTCGGCGCAGTGCAGACCTTGCGCGGCTCGGCGCTGGTCGCGGCCGCCGGCATGCTGGTCGCCGGCCTCTCGTCCTCGCCTTACCTCGCCATCGCCGCCTTCGCCTTCTGCGGCTTCGGCATCGCCAACATGGTGCCGATCCTGTTCTCAGCCGGCGGCAACCAGGAAGGCATGTCGTCCGGCACCGGCATGAGCGTCGTCACCACCATGGGCTATTCCGGCATATTGGTGGCGCCGTCGGCGATCGGCTTCGTCGCGGAGCATTCGAGCTTCGGACCGATCTTCATTGCGCTTTCCGGGCTGCTGGTCGTCGTGCTCCTGATGGCAGGGCTCGCTCACCGCGCAGAATTCGCTCCCGAACCCGTGCCGGCCGAATAA
- a CDS encoding DUF1244 domain-containing protein yields the protein MTELSDDQKRDFEAAAFRRLVAHLRERGDVQNIDLMNLAGFCRNCLSNWYREAAEAEGVALSKDKSREIVYGMPYAEWQALNQTEASEAKKAEFEAKRPKDH from the coding sequence ATGACCGAACTCAGCGACGACCAGAAGCGCGATTTCGAGGCCGCGGCTTTCCGCCGGCTGGTGGCGCATCTGCGCGAGCGCGGCGATGTCCAGAACATCGACCTGATGAACCTCGCCGGCTTCTGCCGCAACTGCCTGTCCAACTGGTATCGCGAGGCCGCCGAAGCCGAGGGCGTGGCGCTGTCGAAGGATAAATCGCGCGAGATCGTCTACGGCATGCCTTATGCCGAATGGCAGGCGCTCAACCAGACCGAGGCTTCAGAAGCCAAGAAGGCCGAGTTCGAGGCCAAGCGGCCGAAGGATCATTGA
- a CDS encoding N-formylglutamate amidohydrolase, with translation MTRSTVFTPFDIVEGDRKKGVVLLADHARRDLPEEYGSLGLPASEFDRHIAYDIGVETVTRELATALDAPAVLAGFSRLLVDPNRGEDDPTMIRQLYDGTVVPGNYPIAPEERERRLDRFYRPYHDAVGAMIASVAHASGKAPFIFSVHSFTPVMQGFVRPWHVGVLWDRDDRVARPLIDMLAQDRSLVVGDNEPYDGALRGDTMFRHAIVNGYAHALIEIRQDLIADRAGALAWAERLAPIVDAIDRRADIHQVKMFGSRTGPV, from the coding sequence ATGACCCGATCCACAGTTTTCACGCCGTTCGACATTGTCGAGGGCGACCGCAAGAAGGGGGTCGTGCTTCTGGCCGACCACGCCCGCCGCGACCTGCCGGAGGAATATGGCAGCCTCGGTTTGCCGGCATCCGAATTCGACCGTCACATCGCCTATGACATCGGCGTCGAGACGGTGACGCGCGAGCTCGCGACCGCGCTCGACGCGCCGGCGGTGCTGGCAGGCTTCTCGCGGCTGTTGGTCGACCCCAACCGGGGCGAGGACGACCCGACCATGATCCGTCAGCTCTATGACGGCACCGTGGTGCCGGGTAACTATCCGATAGCTCCGGAAGAGCGCGAACGGCGGCTCGACCGCTTCTACAGGCCCTATCACGACGCCGTCGGCGCGATGATCGCCTCCGTGGCGCATGCGTCGGGCAAGGCGCCGTTCATCTTCTCCGTCCATTCCTTCACGCCGGTGATGCAGGGCTTCGTCCGCCCCTGGCATGTCGGCGTGCTGTGGGACCGCGACGACCGCGTGGCGCGGCCGCTGATCGACATGTTGGCGCAGGACAGGTCCCTCGTCGTCGGCGACAACGAGCCCTATGACGGCGCGCTGCGCGGCGACACCATGTTCCGCCACGCCATCGTCAACGGCTACGCGCATGCGCTGATCGAGATCCGCCAGGACCTGATCGCCGACCGCGCCGGGGCGCTCGCCTGGGCCGAGCGGCTGGCGCCCATCGTTGACGCCATCGACCGCCGTGCCGATATACATCAGGTGAAGATGTTCGGCTCGCGCACCGGGCCGGTGTAG
- a CDS encoding DUF1036 domain-containing protein, which translates to MRPEFAEKGLREMQMWFARGSAMGFAGRLRKRLALPLLIVGAGFFAIAATSPARADFRVCNATQNLVGVGIGYRAKAGWITEGWWHIEGSTCKTLIEGPLSSRFYYLYAEDAERGGRWDGPINMCVAEKEFKIAGVNDCVARGFQRAGFQEYDTGEQASWMVQLTDEPATGGAPATPAPGTNSQ; encoded by the coding sequence ATGCGACCGGAGTTTGCTGAAAAGGGGCTTCGAGAGATGCAAATGTGGTTCGCAAGGGGATCTGCGATGGGTTTTGCCGGCCGGCTGCGCAAGCGCCTGGCCCTGCCGTTGCTGATCGTCGGCGCGGGATTTTTCGCGATAGCCGCGACCTCGCCGGCCCGGGCCGACTTCCGCGTTTGCAACGCAACGCAAAATCTGGTGGGCGTCGGCATCGGCTATCGCGCCAAGGCCGGCTGGATCACCGAGGGCTGGTGGCACATCGAAGGATCGACCTGCAAGACGCTGATCGAGGGTCCGCTGTCATCAAGGTTTTACTATCTTTATGCAGAAGACGCCGAGCGTGGCGGGCGCTGGGATGGCCCGATCAACATGTGCGTCGCCGAAAAAGAGTTCAAGATCGCCGGCGTGAATGATTGCGTCGCTCGGGGCTTCCAACGCGCCGGATTCCAAGAATATGACACGGGCGAGCAGGCCAGCTGGATGGTCCAGCTGACCGACGAGCCCGCAACGGGAGGCGCGCCAGCGACCCCCGCTCCGGGAACAAACAGTCAATGA
- the pyk gene encoding pyruvate kinase has protein sequence MRRNRKVKILATIGPASSSEEMLKKLFEAGADVFRINMSHTDHELMRTLVGRIRAVEAAVGRPIGILADLQGPKLRVGKFANGKEALTVGQTFTLDDNPEPGTSKRVYLPHPEILSSVEAGHRLLIDDGKLELKAVKADGKSITCTVVAGSGISDKKGVSLPDTDLPVGALTDKDRADLDAVLATGVDWVALSFVQRPEDLAEARKIARGRALIMAKIEKPQAVARLPEIIDLSDALMVARGDLGVEMPIEAVPGIQKQITRAARRAGKPVVIATQMLESMITAPVPTRAEVSDVSIAVFEGADAIMLSAESAAGAYPVEAVGMMNRIATKVETDPTYAGIINAQRSEPEATGADAISLAAREIAETLKLSAIISYTASGTTGLRAARERPQVPIVALSPILSTARRLSLLWGTHCVVSEDATDLDDMVDRACRIALEEGFGKPGDRVIITAGVPLRTPGSTNMLRIAYIGSDTH, from the coding sequence ATGAGACGCAACCGCAAGGTCAAGATCCTCGCCACCATCGGTCCGGCTTCCTCCTCCGAGGAAATGCTGAAGAAGCTCTTCGAAGCGGGCGCCGATGTCTTCCGCATCAATATGAGCCATACCGACCACGAGCTGATGCGCACGCTGGTCGGGCGCATCCGCGCCGTCGAGGCCGCCGTCGGCCGGCCGATCGGCATTCTCGCCGATTTGCAGGGTCCGAAGCTCAGGGTGGGCAAGTTCGCCAACGGCAAGGAAGCGCTGACTGTCGGCCAGACCTTTACGCTCGACGACAATCCCGAGCCCGGCACGTCGAAGCGCGTGTACCTGCCGCATCCCGAAATCCTGAGCTCGGTCGAGGCCGGTCACAGACTTTTGATCGATGACGGCAAGCTGGAGCTGAAGGCGGTGAAGGCCGACGGCAAGTCGATCACCTGCACCGTCGTTGCCGGTAGCGGAATCTCCGACAAGAAGGGCGTCAGCCTGCCCGACACCGACCTGCCGGTCGGCGCGCTGACCGACAAGGACCGCGCCGATCTCGACGCGGTGCTTGCCACGGGCGTCGACTGGGTGGCGCTGTCCTTCGTGCAGCGGCCGGAGGATCTGGCGGAAGCGCGCAAGATCGCGCGCGGGCGGGCGCTGATCATGGCCAAGATCGAGAAGCCGCAGGCGGTGGCCAGGCTTCCCGAAATCATCGATCTCTCCGATGCGCTGATGGTCGCCCGCGGCGATCTCGGCGTCGAGATGCCGATCGAAGCCGTGCCCGGCATCCAGAAGCAGATCACGCGCGCGGCGCGGCGCGCCGGCAAGCCGGTGGTGATTGCCACACAGATGCTGGAATCGATGATCACCGCGCCGGTGCCGACCCGCGCCGAGGTCTCCGACGTGTCGATCGCCGTGTTCGAGGGCGCCGACGCAATCATGCTTTCGGCCGAATCCGCGGCCGGCGCCTATCCGGTCGAAGCTGTCGGCATGATGAACCGCATCGCCACCAAGGTCGAAACCGACCCGACCTATGCCGGCATCATCAACGCGCAGCGTTCGGAACCCGAGGCGACCGGGGCCGACGCCATTTCGCTGGCCGCTCGCGAGATCGCCGAGACGCTGAAACTATCGGCGATCATTTCCTACACCGCGTCCGGCACGACCGGGCTGCGCGCCGCGCGCGAGCGCCCGCAGGTGCCGATCGTGGCGCTGTCGCCGATCCTCAGCACGGCACGCCGCCTGTCGCTGCTGTGGGGCACGCATTGCGTGGTTTCGGAGGATGCTACCGACCTCGACGACATGGTCGACCGGGCCTGCCGGATCGCGCTGGAAGAAGGTTTCGGCAAGCCTGGCGACCGCGTCATCATCACGGCCGGCGTGCCGCTCAGGACACCCGGATCGACCAATATGCTGCGGATTGCGTATATCGGGTCGGACACGCATTAG
- a CDS encoding alpha/beta hydrolase has protein sequence MNLIGAALLFLIALLFALAGITRAGVWLIERRSPPAGEFAEVNGARIHYAHIPAPAGADLTPLVFIHGASANLKDQMLPLKPLLEGRAEMLFLDRPGLGWSRRGNNETLAAQADTIAALMDRLGIAKAIVVAHSFGGAITTAFARQHPEKTAGLVFVSPATHPWPGGATAWYYKLTAMPVVGWLFSETLAYPAGMLRIGDATACVFSPNTLPDFYLQNASIPLVLRPSAFRANARDVAQLHDYVRAASPAYREIKAPTVVISGDRDKVVYATIHSVGLERDIPGAELVWVRNLGHKPDWIAPDLVVGAIERVAGAPIDLQAMARTVEGRIAGDAHNDGKCPDIKVPDAELAPT, from the coding sequence ATGAACCTCATCGGCGCCGCGCTCCTCTTCCTCATCGCACTCCTCTTTGCCCTGGCCGGCATCACCCGCGCCGGCGTCTGGCTGATCGAGCGACGCAGTCCGCCAGCCGGCGAGTTCGCCGAGGTCAACGGCGCGCGCATCCATTATGCCCATATCCCGGCACCTGCCGGCGCCGACCTGACGCCGCTCGTCTTCATCCATGGCGCCAGCGCCAACCTCAAGGACCAGATGCTGCCGCTGAAGCCGCTGCTCGAGGGCCGCGCCGAGATGCTGTTCCTCGACCGCCCGGGCCTCGGCTGGTCGCGGCGCGGCAACAACGAAACTCTGGCCGCGCAGGCCGATACGATCGCGGCGCTGATGGACCGCCTCGGCATTGCAAAGGCCATTGTCGTTGCGCATTCCTTCGGCGGCGCGATCACCACGGCTTTCGCCCGCCAGCATCCAGAAAAAACAGCGGGTCTCGTCTTCGTGTCACCGGCCACGCATCCCTGGCCGGGCGGCGCGACCGCCTGGTACTACAAGCTCACCGCCATGCCGGTGGTCGGCTGGCTGTTTTCCGAAACGCTCGCCTATCCGGCCGGCATGCTGCGGATCGGCGATGCGACGGCTTGCGTCTTCTCCCCCAACACCCTGCCGGACTTCTACCTCCAGAACGCCTCGATCCCGCTGGTGCTCAGGCCATCCGCCTTTCGCGCCAACGCACGCGATGTCGCCCAGCTCCACGACTATGTCCGGGCCGCCTCTCCCGCTTACCGGGAGATCAAGGCGCCGACCGTCGTCATCTCGGGCGACCGCGACAAGGTGGTCTACGCGACGATCCACTCCGTCGGCCTCGAGCGCGACATTCCCGGGGCCGAACTGGTTTGGGTCCGCAATCTCGGCCACAAGCCGGACTGGATCGCACCCGATCTCGTGGTCGGCGCGATCGAGAGGGTGGCCGGCGCGCCGATCGACTTGCAGGCAATGGCAAGGACCGTGGAAGGCCGTATCGCCGGTGATGCCCATAACGACGGAAAATGCCCCGACATCAAAGTGCCCGACGCCGAGCTCGCGCCGACCTGA
- the rpmF gene encoding 50S ribosomal protein L32, with the protein MAVPKRKTSPSKRGMRRSADALKAPTYVEDKNSGEMRRPHHIDLKTGMYRGRQVLEPKES; encoded by the coding sequence ATGGCCGTTCCAAAAAGAAAAACCTCTCCGTCGAAGCGCGGCATGCGCCGCTCGGCCGACGCCCTCAAGGCCCCGACCTATGTCGAGGACAAGAATTCCGGCGAAATGCGTCGCCCGCATCACATCGACCTGAAGACCGGCATGTATCGCGGCCGCCAGGTTCTGGAGCCGAAGGAAAGCTGA